TCCTGTAAGTGTATCATTCATGGTGATGCTTTGTATCAATCAATTGCGGCAGCTTCTATCCTTGCAAAATCGTACAGGGATGAATATATGGATTTGATAAATGGCGAATTTCCGTATTATGGCTGGATTAAAAACAAAGGATACCCCACCAAAGAGCACCATCTGGCAATTGCCCGCTATGGATTATCTCCATACCACAGAAAGAGTTTCAATATGAATCCGCAACTCAAGATCAATTTTTAATAACTTATTGTTTTAAAAGCATGTTCTCGTAAGGAAGCCGGTTAAGGATTGACCTGCCCAAAGTAACTTCATCAATGTATTCAAGTTCGTCGCCAATGGCAACCCCCCGGGCAAGAGCGGAAATAAATACCTGGTTTTCATTACATCGTTTATAAATGTAAAAGTGGGTTGTTTCACCCTCTATTGTAGTGGGAAGTGCCATTATCAGTTCACGGATAGTACCTGTTTTGATTCGTTGCACCAATTCTTCTATATTTAGGTTATTAGGTCCAATGCCCTCCATCGGAGAAATTACTCCTCCCAGAATGTGATAAACACCTCTGTACTGTGAAGTGTTTTCAATTGCCATTACGTCTCTAATGCTCTCCACCACGCAAATTGTTGAATGATCGCGTGTTACATCGGAGCAAATATTGCAAATATCTGTATCTGAGATATTATAACAATACTTGCAGTAATTAATTTCTTTTCTTAACCGTAATATTGCATTGCCAAGTGCATCTGCATAATGTTCTTCCTGTCGGAGAAGATGCAAAGCAAGGCGGAGTGCTGTACGTTTTCCTATACCCGGCATTTTCGACAATTCATTTACTGCATTCTCAAGGAGTTTGGAAGGATAGGCATTCACGGCTTTTATTGTTTTTTTGAATTTATAATTTCCATGTTCGGGGAATACATTTTTACAGCAAAACTATTATTAGTTTTGTGCCTTCAAAATTACTTAAAATACAACTTGCATGAAAATATTGTTTTGTTTACTAGGATTGCTCATCTCCACCTTTACTTTTTCTCAGAAATTGAGTGATGAAAAAATAAATGTTACTGATACAAAAGGTAGAAAACAAGGCTATTGGAAAAAAATAGATGAAACCGGCAACTTGAAATACCAAGGACAATTTAAAAACAATATTCCAATTGGCGAATTTAGGTATTATTATCCCAAAGATATTTTAAAAACGTTTTTAGTTTATTCTGATAATGGTAAAGTATCCCGCACTACTACTTATCATAGAAATGGAAAGGTTATGGCTGTGGGTAAATATGTAAAAGAAAAGAAAGATAGTATCTGGACTTTTTTTGATGAAACGGGCTGCATGATTTCAAAAGAGCTGTACAGGCTTGGACTAAAAGAAGGTGTTCATTTAAATTATTATCAGGACGGAAAAGTTTCTGAAAAAACTACTTGGAAAAATGACATAAAACAAGGGGAATGGGTACAATATTTTCCTGATGGAAACATAAAAGTTTCCGCAAATTATTCTAATAACTTTTTAAATGGCAAAGCTGTTTTTTATTTTCCTGATGGAAAAACAATGGTTAGCGGAGAATACCATAAAGGAAATCGTGAAAATGAATGGCTATATTATTCTGATACAGGTTTAATTGAAAAAAAAGAAATATATAAAAACGGATTCCTGATAAAGGAAATTAAAATGGAAAAAGATTCTAATGCAATAATTGACTAATTATTTTTG
This Lentimicrobiaceae bacterium DNA region includes the following protein-coding sequences:
- the recR gene encoding recombination mediator RecR translates to MNAYPSKLLENAVNELSKMPGIGKRTALRLALHLLRQEEHYADALGNAILRLRKEINYCKYCYNISDTDICNICSDVTRDHSTICVVESIRDVMAIENTSQYRGVYHILGGVISPMEGIGPNNLNIEELVQRIKTGTIRELIMALPTTIEGETTHFYIYKRCNENQVFISALARGVAIGDELEYIDEVTLGRSILNRLPYENMLLKQ